ACCGCGCAGCGGATGACCGCCGAAGCCGTGGAAACCTTCCGCACCCACGGCGCTCGCGAGTACCTGGAGCTTTCTTCGCTGTAACCGGCGCTACAGCGTTTCTGAAGGACAACCGTGGACGGTGGGCGCGATCACCCACGCCAGTCCGGAGGAACCTATGCCGTCATTCGTGTCATTGTCGGATCCCCGCGTCGCCGCGCTGCCCGTCCGGGAATGTGGCGAGCCGCTGGTGGACCTGCGCGACACGGGCGCCATCCGGCTCGACACCAGGCTCGCCGACGAGCCGGGCGCCTTCGCGCACGTTCGGCTCAGCGTCGCGGACCGGCTCATCGCCGCGCAGTGCCAGCTCCCGCGCGGGCTGCGCCTGCTGGTCATCGAAGGGTTCCGGCCGCGGGCCGTGCAGGAGCGGTACTTCGCCAGCAGCAGGTCGCGGATCGCGCTGGCCAATCCGGAGTGGACCGCCGAACGCGTGTACGCCGAGGCCGCGACCTACGTGGCACCGCCGGAGGTCGCCCCGCACGTCGCCGGGGGCGCCGTGGACCTCACCCTGTGCACCGTCGACGGCGTCGAACTCGCGATGGGTTCCGAGGTGAACGCGACCCCGCCCGAACACGGCACGGAATGCTTCACCGCCTCACCCCTGATCGACCTCGACGCGCGCGCCAACCGCAGCACCCTGATCGAGGCCATGACCACGACCGGTTTTGTGAACTACCCCAGCGAATGGTGGCACTGGTCCTACGGGGACCGGTACTGGGCTTTCAGCTTGGGCACCACCCACGCCCGCTACGGCCCGGCGACGCTCGAACCGTGAGCAGGCTCAGGTTTCAGTGTTGATGGCCGCGCCCGGCAAGGGCCTGGCGCCACGCCTCCCACTCCGGGCGAGCGCCCTTCCGGAACGAAGCGGTGCCATCGCCGGTCGGGAGGCTGCTGGACCGCAAGGCGAGGCGGTCGGGGCCGCACAGGGTGTCGTGTTTGCACGCCGAACGGGCAGCGGGGAAATGCAGAGTGGTCGATGTGCGAATTTCGGCACCCGGTATGCCGAACAGCGGGTCGGCCAATGCCAGGGCGACATGGGCGTGGCGCGGGTCGTCACCCGGCCACTCGACGTTGAGGTCGGTGCATCCCGTCGTCCACGTCTGCGTCCACAGGGCTTGCCGCAGCAACGCGATCCGACGCAGGAACCCACTTGCGATCCGCGTCGGGCCGAAGACTCGGCCGTATGCTGCCAGCACTCGCTCTTCGGCCGCGGCGAGACGATCCGGTGCCACGGAAGCCAGGTATTCACCGGTACCCAGTTCACGATCGCGAACCTCCCGATATGCGGCGGCGGCACACCAAGCCGCCCTGCCGACCCCGGGGAGTTCAACCCTGGCCGTCGGCACGTCGATCAAGAAAAGTTCTGTTGACCGCCGCTGTTGCCGGGCACGCAGGCCACAAATGCCCGACACTTCCCCATCGAACCCGAACGGCATCAGCTCGTACAGCAGGGGCGCCACGGCGACGGGGTTGAGGTGGAGCTGCAAGCGGTTTCGCAACGGAGTGACCGAACGGATCACCACGACAGGCCGGGTCAGCCTGCCGTCGGGGTGGCGGTGCAGGTGGTGGATCGCCTGCGTGGCGGCGTCCAGGATGCCGGCCTCGAGTTCGATCTGCGACCGCGCGGTCGCGTCCGGAAGCAATACCGCCCGCAGGCCGGGGGGAAGTTCGAGGTCAGGACCGAACGGCATTCGCATCACTGGAACTCGAGCAAACGCGCGAAGGTTGGCCAGCGCAGCTACTGGCAACGCGGACACCTCGGCGCGAAGCGCGTCCGCGGCGGTTTGAAAGGATTCTCCGGTCAACTGACGACGACGGTTGACGAGATCGGTTTCCCATGACACAGCGCACCTCGTTCTGCCCTGCCCGGCGCGGCGCAACAAGGTCGAACGGCAGTCAGGTAGACGATGCCACGAATGGTCAGAGGTGAGCTGCGTGGCCATCCGGCCGTTCCGTGGTGCACCATCATATTGCCGGGCGATGACGGTTCCGACGTAGCGCGCGCTCGACGCACCACAGACAGTAGCACGTCATGCGAGGCGGCACGGGGCCCAGGACGCACAGCGGCAACGACGAGCAATCTAAGTCCACAGAGGACATGACTTGTTCCGCTGTCTGCGGCGTAATCGCGCAGCCGTGGCCGATTGCGAGTTCAGCTGGACCTCGCCCACCGGGTAATAAGTCAGTGGCTCTGGCGGCGTTCCTGTTCGCGTCGGGCCCTGGCGCCACGGCGGCGGAGTTCGATCCGTGCCGTCCAGTGGTAGAGCACGTCGTAACCCGCGATGCCGACCGCGAGCAGGCCCGCGAGGCCGACGAGCACCGTGGCCGGGATCTGGTCCAGCATCCGGCACACCGCCGCCGCGCCCAGCAGGACCACGCCGATGCCGAGGGACCACTTGGCCAAGCCAGTCATGTTTCCACCTGTTCTTCTCGAATTCCCGGAGCCGGTCAGCCCGGAGTGATGCCGTAGTGCGCGCGCACCTGGCGCAGATCGGGAGGCGCGTAGAAGCCCAGGTCCTTCGCGCTGACCACGATCGACCGGTCGTGCGTCTTGAACTCCTGCGGCGGCGACCAGCGGTCCTCGAGATCCGGCGACACGGCATAGGCCCGCATGATCGCGTCGATCACCGCGACGGCCTCGCGCTCGCTCGCCGCCTCGATCACCACGTCACCGCGCTGCCAGCCACCACCGAACTGCTCACTGCAGTCCCACCTCGCGGAAGTCACGCCGTCGACCGACATCGTCACCGCGGTGAAGGCCTCCTCGCACCGCTCGGCGTCACCGGAACACGCCGAGACGGGCAGCACCAGCGCCGCCAGCACGACGGGCACCCACCCTCGCCTCATTGAAGCCGGCCCTTTCCATAGCGGGCACGCAGATCACGGATCTTCGGTGTGCCGGGGAAACCGGCGGCTCCCACCACAATCGACCCGTCCTCGCTCCGGTACCGCTGCGGCGTCGACCACTGGGGTTCGAGGCGCGGCTCGGCGGCGAACGCCTCCTCGCGCGACGAGACCCGCAGGACCACGTCGCCCCGTTGCCAGCCACCACCGGACTTGCCGCTGCACTCCGCCTTTCCCAGGCTGAGCAACACCGCGAGTGCGCCACCGACCGGCCCGGCCTCCGACAGCCGGCGCACGAGGCGGCGCCTGCGGCGTTCCCACCTCTTGCCCATCAGCGCCCCCGGGCGTCCACAGCGACCCTGACCTGCGAACCGCCGCCGCCCGGCGCCGTTCCACCACCGGCCAGCGCGCCCGCGATCACGGCGGCCAGGAGCAACGGCAACAGCACGGTCCTGACCAGCATCGCCCACGGCGCCTTGCCACCGATCCGGCCACCGTCCGCGACGCGCACGAGCCGCGTGCCGGTGAGCACCGCGCCGAGCGCGCGGCCGTCGCGGTAGCAGCACAGGCCGTACAGCAACGGCACCACGATCAGGATCGCCGGCATCGACAGCACCAGGACCCCGTCGGTGAGGTGGGCTGATCGGTCCACAAGGGACAGAACCACGACGCCGGCCAGCGCACCGAGCAGGCACACGGCCGAATCGACGAGCCAGGCCAGGAACTTCCGCCAGGTACCGGCTTCGACGTAGGGCTTGGCGATCGGCCCTGAGTAGGTCATGGCGCTCCGGAGGTCAGGGCGTGATCTTGCCCCGACAACCTAACCGACGCGGCCCTCGGGCGGTGTGGTCCGTTCGCACCCCTGCCGGATCACCGGGGACCTCCTGACCGGAGTCAGGGACCGACCGGCTCGTCTTCCGGTTCCTCCGGCTCGGTGCTGAGCTGTTCCCGCAGGTAGTTCCACAACACCGCGACCATGGCCGCGACGGGGACCGCGAGCAGGCTGCCGGTGATGCCGGCGAGGCTTCCGCCCAGCGTCACCGCCAGCAGCACGACCCCGGCGTGGAGGCCGAGGCCGCGGCTCTGCAGCATCGGCTGGAAGACGTTCCCCTCCAGCTGCTGCACCACGATGATGATGCCCAGCACGATCAGCGCTTCGACCCAGCCGTTGAACACCAGCGCGATCAGCACCGCGACCGCCCCGGCGAACAACGCGCCGACGATCGGCACGAACGCCGCGACGAAGGTCAGCACGGCCAGCGGCAGCACCAGCGGCACGCCGACGATCCACAGGCCGATCCCGATGAACACCGCGTCGAGCAGGCCCACGAACGCCTGCGACCGCACGAACGAGCCGAGGGTGCGCCAGCACCGCTCGGCCACGACCGGCACGTCGGTGGCCAGGCGCCCCGGCAGCTGGCGGCCCAGCCACGGCAGGAAACGCGGGCCGTCCTTGAGGAAGAAGAACATCAGGAACACCGCCAGCACCGCGGTGACCAGGCCGTTGGCCACCGTGCCGACCCCGGTGGCGGTCGCGGTGAGAATGCTGCCGACGCTGTCCTGGATGCGGATGACCGCCGCGTCCAGCGCGCCGCTGATCTCGGCCTCGCCGATGTTCAGCGGCGGCCCGGCCGCCCACTGCCGCAGTTGCTGGATGCCGTCGACCACCCCGTCGGCCAGCGCGCCGGACTGGCTCGCCACCGGGAGCACGATGAGCAGCACGATCCCGGTGACGAGCAGCAGGAACAGCACGAGCACGGTGGCCGCGGCCAGCGCGGCGGGCCAGCGGCGGCGGCGCAGGAACCGGGCGATCGGCCAGGTGAGCGTGGTCAGCAGCAACGCGATCACCACCGGCCAGACCACCGGCCACAGGTGCCCGAGCAGCCACAGCACCACCCCGGCCATCACCAGCACCACCAGCAGGTGCAGGGAAACCCGCGCCGAGGTGCGCAGCGCGGCGCGGGTCTTCACGGCATCCAGCGACACACGCATGGGCACACCCTAGACAACCGCGCGCGCCACCGCTGGCCGTCAGCCGACGGGCACCCGTTGCGGGACCGGTGGCGCGCCGGGGGCCTCCTCGACGCCGAACCGCCGGTGGACCCGGCGCAGCGCGGGCGGCGCCCACCAGTTGGCCCGCCCGGCCAGCCGCATCAGCGAGGGCAGCAGCACCCCGCGGATCAGCGTGGCGTCGGCGAGCACCGCCACCGCCATGCCGAGCCCGATCATCTTGAGGTAGACCACCCCGCCGGTGGTGTAGACCGCGAAGGACGCCGCCAGCACCGCGGCCGCCGCGGTGGCCAGTGGCGCGCTGCGCTGCAGTCCGAGCGGGACGGCGGCCGCGCTGTCCCCGGTGCGCAGGAACTCCTCGCGGATGCGGGAGACGATGAACACCTCGTAGTCCATGGACAGCCCGTAGACCACGCAGAACATCAGCATCGGCATGCTCGACTCCAGCGTCCCGGTGGCGGTGAAGCCGAGCGCGCCGGCGAGGTTGCCGTCCTGGAACACCCAGACCAGCACGCCGAACATCAGCCCGATGCTGAGCAGGTTCAGCACGGTGGCCTTCAGCGGCAGCAGCACGCTCCCGGTGAGCAGGAACAGCACGGCGAAGGTGAGCAGCAGGATCACCGCCAGCACCAGCGGGATCCGCTCGGTCATGCTCGCACGCCAGTCCGTCATCTCGGCGGGGCTGCCGCCGACGAGCACCGTCGCGGGCGCGGGCACCGCCCGGACGTCGGCGACCCACGCGGGCACGTCACCTTCGAGCGTCGACTGGGCGGGGATCGCGGTGAGATAGGTGCCGCCGCCGCGGGTGAAGCGCTCGGGGTCTCCGCCCGGAATGGACTGTCCATTCCGGAATGAACCGGCAGCCGAATCGACCTGTGCCACACCGGGAACCTCGGACACCCGGCGGGCGTAGTCGGCGAACGCGCCCGGATCGGCGACCGGGGCGACCAGGTACAGCGCGTCCGACTCCTCCTGGCCGAAGTTCTGCCGGACCTGCTCCGCGGTGATCCGGCCGCTTGCCTCGGCGGGCAGGATCCGGGCGTCCGGCAGGCCGAACCGCAGGCCGAGCACGGGAGCCGCGATCAGCAGCACGAGCAGCAGCGCGGCCCCGCCGGTGAGCACGGGCCGCCGCATCACCGCGCTGGAGAGCCGGAACCAGAAGGTGCCCGCCCGTGCCGGGCCGCGCCGGGCCGCCCGATGACCGAGGGTGGCCAGCGCGGCGGGCAGGATGACCAGCGCGCCGATCAACGCGGTGAACACCACAAAAGCCCCGGCATAACCGAAGGAACGCAGGAACGACAAGGGGAACAGCAACAGGGCGAGCAGCGAGGCGGCCACGGTGATGCCGCTGAACAACACCGTCCGCCCGGCCGTGCGGACCGCGGTCACCACGGCGTCGCCCACCTCCGCGCCACGGCCGAGTTCCTCGCGGAACCGCGCGATGACAAAGAGGCAGTAGTCGACGCCGAGTGCCAGTCCCATGACGAGCGCGATGTTCGCGGCGAAGGTCGATACGTCGGTGAAGACCGCGACGCCGCGCAACAGGCTGAGCGTGCCGACGATCGCGAACACGCCGATGCCGAGGGTGAGAAAGGCGAGCGTGATCCGGCGGTATAGCAGCATCAGCAGCACGAGCACCAGCGGGATGACGATGATCTCGGCCCGCAGGAAGTCCGTCCGGGCCTGCGCGCCGATCTCGCGGAAGACCACGTCCTGACCGCCGGCCTCGATGCGGAATCCGGCGGACTCGCCACTGAACCGGGCGGCCAGTTCGCCGACGCGGGCGCGGGCTTCGTTGACCTCGCCCGGGACCCGCGCGAGCACCAGGGCCTGCCGGGAATCGTTGCCACGCAAGGCGGGGCTGTCGCCGCGGCTCCAGTAGGACCCGGCTTCGGCGACGCCGGGCTGCGCGGCGAGCAGCTCGGTGAACCGGATGCCCTCGGCCCGCGCGGCGGGGTCGTCGACGGTCCCCTGCTTGCTGGTGAGCAGGAAGACCAGGTTGGGCGTGCCGGTGTGGAACTGCTGGTCGAGGACCTCGGCGGCACGGTCGGATGCGGAACCGGGCGCGTCGATCCTGGACAGCGAGAGCGCGCTGAGCGCACCGGCGCCGAGCACGGCGGCGACCACCGTGAGCAGCACGGCGGCGAGGAGCACCCAGCGGCGCCGTCGGACGGTGAACCGGCCGAGGCGCTCGAGTGCGGGTTGTCGGGGCACGGCGGAACCTCCGGTGGAGGGAACGGGTTAGGGTAGAAACACGAGTGAGCGCTCGCATTCGAAATTACGAGCGTTTACTCGTGTTTGTCAACCGTCCCCGGTGAGGAGAGGTGTGCCCGCACAACAGGGCCCGCGCCGCCAGGCACGCGGGCAACGACGGATGGAACAGCTCACCGACGCCGCGGCCGAGGTGTTCGCCGAGGCCGGCTACGCGAAGGCGACCACCAACGCCATCGCGGCGCGCGCCGGGGTGTCGCCGGGCACCCTGTACCAGTTCTTCGCGAACAAGGAGGCGCTGGCCGAAGCGCTCGCCGAGCGGTACCAGGAGCAGCTGCGGTCCGCGCACGAAAAGGCCTTCGACCCGGCGGCCGCCACGCTGCCGCTGCCGGAGTTGGTGGAGCGGATGACCGGGCCGATGATCGAGGTGAACCTGGCCAACCCCGGGTTCAAGGCCTTGTTCACCGGGGTCGACCTGCCCGAACGGCTCACCGCCCCGACGCGGGCACTGCACGAGGCGGTGGTCGGCCGGATCGCCGAGGTGATCCGGACCCGCCGCCCGGAACTGCCCGCCGACCGCGTGCGGACGGTGGCCGTGGTGTCCGCCCAGATCTTCGGCGCCCTGCTGGGCACCGTGGTCGGCGCGCCACCGGCCGAACGCGAGCGATGGGTCACCGAGTTGAACCGGGCCCTGGTCGGCTACCTGACCCCGGTGCTCGACTGACCGGCATGCGGCGACCGCACGAGGCTGTCACACGGGATCAGTCGTCCAGGTGAGATTGGCTGAGGGCTTGTCCGCGGCGCGGCTACGGCGCCTCCAGGTACCGCGACGGCCGCTACCGGCTAGATCCAGCTCCAGGTCAGGAACCGGTAATGCAAGCCGGTTGTCGACTCCTGCCACGCTCCGGCCGAGTCCGGCGTGCGTCCGACGGACGGCGCGTAGGTGTCGCCGTCGAAGCGTTCCTGGATCTCGGTGACCTCGACCCGGTCCGCGACCGGCAGCGCCGCCCGGTAGACGGCCGCGCCGCCGATCACCCACACGTCCCCGGCCACCGCGGCGAGCGCGCTCGCCAGGTCGGGAAAGGTTTCCGCGTCCTGCTGCGGCGTCCGCGACAGCACCAGGTTCCGCCTGCCCGGCAGCGGGCGGAACCGCGGCGGCAGCGACTCCCAGGTGCGGCGGCCCATCAGCACGGTCGCGCCCGCGGTCAGCGCCCGGAAGTGCTTCAGGTCCTCCGGCAGGTGCCACGGCAGCTTGCCGTCACTGCCGATGACCCCGGTCGACGACTGGGCCCAGATGAGCCCGATCACACCGCCACCGGCGCCTTGATCCCGGGGTGCGGGTCGTAGCCCTCCAGCGCGATGTGCTCGTAGGTGTAGTCGAACAGGCTGTCCGCCGGCTTCAGGCTCAGCGAGGGGAACGGCCGCGCGTCGCGGGCGAGCTGCGTGCGGACCTGCTGCTCGTGGTTGTCGTAGATGTGGCAGTCGCCGCCGGTCCAGATGAACTCACCGAGGCCGAGGCCCACCTGCTCGGCGATCATGTGCGTGAGCAGCGCGTAGCTGGCGATGTTGAACGGCACGCCGAGGAACAGGTCGGCGCTGCGCTGGTAGAGCTGGCACGACAACCTGCCGTCGGCGACGTAGAACTGGAAGAACGCGTGGCACGGCGGCAGCGCCATCCGCGGGATGTCGGCGACGTTCCACGCGGAGACGATGATCCGCCGGGAGTCGGGGTTCTCCCGCAGCGCGCGCAGCACCTCGCTGAGCTGGTCGACGTGCCCGCCGTCCGGGGTCGGCCACGAGCGCCACTGCACGCCGTAGACCGGGCCGAGGTCGCCGTCGGGGGCCGCCCACTCGTCCCAGATAGTGACGCCGTGCTCACGCAGCCAGTTCACGTTCGAGTCGCCGCGCAGGAACCACAGCAGCTCGTATGCGATCGAGCGGAAGTGCACTTTCTTCGTGGTGACCAGCGGAAAGCCGTCGGAGAGCCGGTAACGGAGCTGGTGCCCGAAGATCGACCGCGTGCCCGTGCCGGTGCGGTCCCCCTTGCGAGCCCCCGTGTCGAGGACGTGGCGGAGAAGGTCTTCGTACTGCGTGTCCGGCATGGCCGCGAGCCTAGACGAGGCTGCGGCCCTGCTTGCGCAGCAGGTGACGCGCGCGTCGTGGACGGTTGCGGCAGACGCAAAGATCCGTTGTCAATGTTGCGTGGCAAGACCGCCCCCGGCGTCCATAGCGTCACAGCCATGTCCCACAACGCTCTCCGCGACCGCCTCACCACCTCCCGCGACCGGCGCGCCCTGCTCCCGCTCATGTGCGCCTGCGTCGTGCTCGTCGTCGGCATGGTGGCCGCGATCAATCTCGCCGTGCCGATGCTCGCCGCGAGCACGCTGCGCCCGTCGGCACCGGCGCTCGTCTGGATCGTCGACACCTACGTGATCTTCTTCGCCTGCCTGGTGATCCCCGGCGGTGCCGCCGGTGACCGCTTCGGGCGCAAGGGGGTGCTGCTGGCCGGGCTGCTGCTGTTCGCGGCGGGCGCGCTGCTGTCCGCGGTGGCGCCCGACGTGGCCCTGCTGCTCGCCGGGCGGGCGGTCACCGGCGTCGGCGCCGCCGCCGTGCTGCCCAACACGCTCGCCGTCCTGCTGCACGCCGTCCCCGCCGAACGCACGGGTGTGACGATCGCCACCTGGGCGTCGATGACCGGGATCGGCGGAGTCGCCGGGAACGTCGGCGGCGGGGCGATCCTGTCGGGCGGGTCCTGGCGGTGGTTGTTCGCCGCCGTCGTGCCGCTCGCGCTGGTGCTCGCCCTGCTCACCGCCCGGATCGCGCCGGTGTCGTCCCGCCACGACCGCCGCCTCGACCCGCTCGGCACGGCGTTGTTCGTCGCCGCCTCGGTCGCCTTGCTGGTCGGCATCGTGCAGGGCCCGGAAGCGGGCTGGGGCAGCGCGATCGTGGTGACCGGGTTCGCCGGGTCCGCCGTGCTGTTCGCCGCGTGGACGTTCGTCGAACTGCGCACCGAGCACCCGCTGCTCGACCCCAGGTTGTTCCGCATCGCGGGCCTGCGCAGCGCCTGCCTCGGCATGACCACGGTGTTCTTCGGCATGTTCGCGCTGTTCTACGTCAACGCCTCGTTCCTGCAGTACGCCAAGGGATTCGGCGTGCTGGGAACCGGGCTCGGCATCATTCCGCTGACCGTCCCGCTCATCGTCGGCGGACGGCACGCCGGGCACGTGGCGCGGCGCATCGGGCTCGACGCCACCCTCGCGCTCGCGTTCGCCTGCGTCGGCGGCGGCCTGCTCGGACTGTCCACAAGCGACACCCAGACCCCGTACCCGGTCTACGCGGCCTGGCTCGTGGTGACCGGCATCGGCGTGACGCTGGCGCTGCCGACGCTCTCCGGAGTCATCGCGGGCTCCCTGCCACCGTCGCAGACCGGGGTCGGCACGGGACTGCAGGCCACCACCCGCGAATTCGGCAGCGCGCTCGGGGTGGCCGTCATCGGCACGGTGCTCACCGCCCGGTTCACCGCCGAACTCCCGCCCGATCTGGACGCCCGGACCGTGGCGCAGGCGCTCACCGCCGCTCCCGGCCGCGCCCACGAAGTCGTCGGCGCGTTTGTCACCGGCGCCGGTACCGGGCTGCGCGTGATCGGCGTGGCCGTGCTCGTTCTCGGCGGACTCGTTGTCCTGCAGTCGCTGCTGTCCCGGCGCGCGTCGATCAGCGGGCAGTAGGCTGCTCCGAATGGAACGGCACCAGGTGGGCATCTACCTGGGCGCACTGGCCGCGGGCGCACTGGCCGGCCGGCTGATACCCGCCGCCGGGCCGGGGCTGGCGGTGGTCATCAACCCGGCGCTGGCCGCGCTGCTGTACGTGACCTTCCTGCAGGTGCCCGCCGCCGAACTGGGCCGGTCGCTGCGGAACGGCCGGTTCCTCGGCGCGGCGCTGGTGGTCAACTTCGTGGTGGTGCCGCTGGTGGTCGCGGTGATGTTCCCCGTCCTGCCCGGGGACGAGGCACTGCGGCTCGGCGTCTTGCTGGTGCTGCTGACCCCGTGCGTGGACTACGTGATCGTCTTCAGCGGGCTGGCCGGGGGCAGCAGCCGGAGCCTGCTCGCGGCCACGCCGCTGCTGCTGCTCGTCCAGCTGCTCCTGCTGCCGGGATTCCTGTTCGTGTTCCTGGGTTCCGAGCTGACCGGGGTGGTGGAGGCCGGCCCGTTCGCCGAGGCGTTCGCCGTGCTGATCGCGCTCCCCCTGACCCTGGCCTGGCTCACCCAGGCCTGGGCCGCGCGCCGTGTGACGGGCCGCAGGTTCGCCGAGGCGGCGGGCACCACGATGGTGCCGTTGATGGCGGTGGTGCTGCTGGTCGTGGTGGCGTCCCAGCTGCCGAAGCCCGGCGGCGACCTCGCCCCGGTGCTCGCCGTGGTGCCGTTCTACCTGCTGTTCCTGATCGTGATGCCGTTCGCCGGACTCGGCGTCGCACGGCTGTTCCACCTGGACACCGCGGACCGCCGAGCGATCGTGTTCACCGGCGCCACCCGCAACTCGCTGGTGGTGCTCCCGCTGGCGCTGGCGCTGCCCGGCGACCTGGCCGTCGCCCCGGTCGCCGTGGTCACCCAGACCCTGGTCGAAGTCGCCGGCATGGTGCTCTACGTCCGGCTGGTCCCCCGGCTGGTGTGACACGTCACTTCACGTCACATTTCCCGGGCACGGTCGGTCGAACGGGTGGACGCACACCAGCCGAGAAGGGGTTCCACCATGACCGTCACGCGAGAAGCCACCAACAAAGCCCTGTTCCGCCGGTTCCACGAGGCGATGAACACCCGCGACCTGGCCACCATCGCGAAGACGATCGACGAGGTCGTCGCCCCGGACGTGCTCTTCCACGCGCCGGTGCCGACCGGCCTGTCGGGGCGGGAGGCACTGTTGAACGTCTGGCAGGTCCTGCTCCGCGCGTTCCCGGACATCCACGTCGAGGTGGAGGACCTGATCGCGGAAGGCGACAAGGTGGTCTCCCGGAACACCGTCACCGGTACCCACCTCGGCGAGTACCGCGGCACCCCGGCCACCGGAAGAACGGTCTCCTACAACGAAATGTTCATCGTCCGCTTCGAGGGCGACCAGGTGGCCGAGCTGTGGGGCGTGGTCGACGTCTTCGGGCAGCTGCGACAGCTCGGCCTGGTCCCGGCCTGACCGGCGGCGTCCGTCCTCAGTGGACGCC
The genomic region above belongs to Amycolatopsis sp. YIM 10 and contains:
- a CDS encoding M15 family metallopeptidase → MPSFVSLSDPRVAALPVRECGEPLVDLRDTGAIRLDTRLADEPGAFAHVRLSVADRLIAAQCQLPRGLRLLVIEGFRPRAVQERYFASSRSRIALANPEWTAERVYAEAATYVAPPEVAPHVAGGAVDLTLCTVDGVELAMGSEVNATPPEHGTECFTASPLIDLDARANRSTLIEAMTTTGFVNYPSEWWHWSYGDRYWAFSLGTTHARYGPATLEP
- a CDS encoding RDD family protein encodes the protein MTYSGPIAKPYVEAGTWRKFLAWLVDSAVCLLGALAGVVVLSLVDRSAHLTDGVLVLSMPAILIVVPLLYGLCCYRDGRALGAVLTGTRLVRVADGGRIGGKAPWAMLVRTVLLPLLLAAVIAGALAGGGTAPGGGGSQVRVAVDARGR
- a CDS encoding AI-2E family transporter, which encodes MRVSLDAVKTRAALRTSARVSLHLLVVLVMAGVVLWLLGHLWPVVWPVVIALLLTTLTWPIARFLRRRRWPAALAAATVLVLFLLLVTGIVLLIVLPVASQSGALADGVVDGIQQLRQWAAGPPLNIGEAEISGALDAAVIRIQDSVGSILTATATGVGTVANGLVTAVLAVFLMFFFLKDGPRFLPWLGRQLPGRLATDVPVVAERCWRTLGSFVRSQAFVGLLDAVFIGIGLWIVGVPLVLPLAVLTFVAAFVPIVGALFAGAVAVLIALVFNGWVEALIVLGIIIVVQQLEGNVFQPMLQSRGLGLHAGVVLLAVTLGGSLAGITGSLLAVPVAAMVAVLWNYLREQLSTEPEEPEDEPVGP
- a CDS encoding MMPL family transporter codes for the protein MPRQPALERLGRFTVRRRRWVLLAAVLLTVVAAVLGAGALSALSLSRIDAPGSASDRAAEVLDQQFHTGTPNLVFLLTSKQGTVDDPAARAEGIRFTELLAAQPGVAEAGSYWSRGDSPALRGNDSRQALVLARVPGEVNEARARVGELAARFSGESAGFRIEAGGQDVVFREIGAQARTDFLRAEIIVIPLVLVLLMLLYRRITLAFLTLGIGVFAIVGTLSLLRGVAVFTDVSTFAANIALVMGLALGVDYCLFVIARFREELGRGAEVGDAVVTAVRTAGRTVLFSGITVAASLLALLLFPLSFLRSFGYAGAFVVFTALIGALVILPAALATLGHRAARRGPARAGTFWFRLSSAVMRRPVLTGGAALLLVLLIAAPVLGLRFGLPDARILPAEASGRITAEQVRQNFGQEESDALYLVAPVADPGAFADYARRVSEVPGVAQVDSAAGSFRNGQSIPGGDPERFTRGGGTYLTAIPAQSTLEGDVPAWVADVRAVPAPATVLVGGSPAEMTDWRASMTERIPLVLAVILLLTFAVLFLLTGSVLLPLKATVLNLLSIGLMFGVLVWVFQDGNLAGALGFTATGTLESSMPMLMFCVVYGLSMDYEVFIVSRIREEFLRTGDSAAAVPLGLQRSAPLATAAAAVLAASFAVYTTGGVVYLKMIGLGMAVAVLADATLIRGVLLPSLMRLAGRANWWAPPALRRVHRRFGVEEAPGAPPVPQRVPVG
- a CDS encoding TetR/AcrR family transcriptional regulator — encoded protein: MPAQQGPRRQARGQRRMEQLTDAAAEVFAEAGYAKATTNAIAARAGVSPGTLYQFFANKEALAEALAERYQEQLRSAHEKAFDPAAATLPLPELVERMTGPMIEVNLANPGFKALFTGVDLPERLTAPTRALHEAVVGRIAEVIRTRRPELPADRVRTVAVVSAQIFGALLGTVVGAPPAERERWVTELNRALVGYLTPVLD
- a CDS encoding dihydrofolate reductase, with translation MIGLIWAQSSTGVIGSDGKLPWHLPEDLKHFRALTAGATVLMGRRTWESLPPRFRPLPGRRNLVLSRTPQQDAETFPDLASALAAVAGDVWVIGGAAVYRAALPVADRVEVTEIQERFDGDTYAPSVGRTPDSAGAWQESTTGLHYRFLTWSWI
- a CDS encoding thymidylate synthase is translated as MPDTQYEDLLRHVLDTGARKGDRTGTGTRSIFGHQLRYRLSDGFPLVTTKKVHFRSIAYELLWFLRGDSNVNWLREHGVTIWDEWAAPDGDLGPVYGVQWRSWPTPDGGHVDQLSEVLRALRENPDSRRIIVSAWNVADIPRMALPPCHAFFQFYVADGRLSCQLYQRSADLFLGVPFNIASYALLTHMIAEQVGLGLGEFIWTGGDCHIYDNHEQQVRTQLARDARPFPSLSLKPADSLFDYTYEHIALEGYDPHPGIKAPVAV
- a CDS encoding MFS transporter — encoded protein: MCACVVLVVGMVAAINLAVPMLAASTLRPSAPALVWIVDTYVIFFACLVIPGGAAGDRFGRKGVLLAGLLLFAAGALLSAVAPDVALLLAGRAVTGVGAAAVLPNTLAVLLHAVPAERTGVTIATWASMTGIGGVAGNVGGGAILSGGSWRWLFAAVVPLALVLALLTARIAPVSSRHDRRLDPLGTALFVAASVALLVGIVQGPEAGWGSAIVVTGFAGSAVLFAAWTFVELRTEHPLLDPRLFRIAGLRSACLGMTTVFFGMFALFYVNASFLQYAKGFGVLGTGLGIIPLTVPLIVGGRHAGHVARRIGLDATLALAFACVGGGLLGLSTSDTQTPYPVYAAWLVVTGIGVTLALPTLSGVIAGSLPPSQTGVGTGLQATTREFGSALGVAVIGTVLTARFTAELPPDLDARTVAQALTAAPGRAHEVVGAFVTGAGTGLRVIGVAVLVLGGLVVLQSLLSRRASISGQ
- a CDS encoding bile acid:sodium symporter, whose translation is MERHQVGIYLGALAAGALAGRLIPAAGPGLAVVINPALAALLYVTFLQVPAAELGRSLRNGRFLGAALVVNFVVVPLVVAVMFPVLPGDEALRLGVLLVLLTPCVDYVIVFSGLAGGSSRSLLAATPLLLLVQLLLLPGFLFVFLGSELTGVVEAGPFAEAFAVLIALPLTLAWLTQAWAARRVTGRRFAEAAGTTMVPLMAVVLLVVVASQLPKPGGDLAPVLAVVPFYLLFLIVMPFAGLGVARLFHLDTADRRAIVFTGATRNSLVVLPLALALPGDLAVAPVAVVTQTLVEVAGMVLYVRLVPRLV
- a CDS encoding ester cyclase, with translation MTVTREATNKALFRRFHEAMNTRDLATIAKTIDEVVAPDVLFHAPVPTGLSGREALLNVWQVLLRAFPDIHVEVEDLIAEGDKVVSRNTVTGTHLGEYRGTPATGRTVSYNEMFIVRFEGDQVAELWGVVDVFGQLRQLGLVPA